One segment of Triticum aestivum cultivar Chinese Spring chromosome 2A, IWGSC CS RefSeq v2.1, whole genome shotgun sequence DNA contains the following:
- the LOC123185589 gene encoding MEIOTIC F-BOX protein MOF has protein sequence MAGDCGHLGPSRKRATVDADRLSDLPDCLLEDILSRLGSLQAVRTSALSRRWRHVWRSVRCVDIDQREFPGSGPPGSLQYQRFEDFADTMLPCPPAAARPPLDTFRLHFADAMNSVAMNTTSFGRWIRRGLTRRPATVDLQCDFVNGCILWPPCHVDMGAAACRLTRLRLSGVTLGLGSREEIGGQLPVLEDLHLDNCYYYGVLTIASPTLKSLAVTSNSVSYSTDTVAIAAPRLASLRLVLPFGRDGRTSVVTKAPGNEALPSLVEASICLNDMDQRAYKAKLPFLRSMCSFLGRLTNVAKLELSGFTTTALLDHESQDFSVLENLRTLLLDGCDIGAINLQVLMKILENAPNLEKLRLRRCQFLGRPKRSKGKAGPKKTCPNQCVPTLVQHKKLNSIEIKYQPRDEAHLKQFFGKYVNETPKEMQLWRVARNLSISRANTRGGDQVSTAAHVTPVQESTLYLRRTISRDPAVANHKSDST, from the exons ATGGCTGGAGACTGCGGCCACCTCGGTCCGTCCCGCAAGCGCGCTACCGTGGACGCGGACCGGCTGAGCGACCTGCCGGACTGCCTCCTGGAGGACATCCTCTCGCGCCTCGGGTCCCTGCAGGCCGTGCGGACGAGCGCGCTGTCCCGGCGCTGGCGGCACGTCTGGCGCTCCGTGCGCTGCGTCGACATCGACCAGCGGGAGTTCCCCGGCAGCGGCCCGCCCGGCTCCCTCCAGTACCAGCGCTTCGAGGACTTCGCCGACACCATGCTGCCGTGTCCTCCCGCCGCCGCGCGGCCGCCTCTGGACACGTTCCGCCTCCACTTCGCCGATGCCATGAACAGTGTGGCCATGAACACTACGAGCTTTGGGAGGTGGATCCGGCGCGGCCTCACGCGCCGCCCGGCCACCGTCGACCTCCAGTGCGACTTCGTCAATGGCTGCATCCTGTGGCCGCCCTGCCACGTAGACATGGGCGCCGCCGCGTGCCGCCTGACGAGGCTCCGGCTCTCCGGCGTGACGCTAGGACTCGGCTCCAGGGAGGAGATTGGCGGCCAGTTGCCGGTCCTCGAGGACCTGCACCTCGACAACTGCTACTACTACGGGGTCCTCACCATTGCCTCGCCCACGCTCAAGAGCCTCGCAGTCACAAGCAATTCGGTCAGTTACTCTACTGACACCGTGGCCATCGCAGCTCCTCGCCTCGCctccctccgcctcgtcctcccgtTCGGCCGCGACGGCAGGACCTCGGTGGTGACCAAAGCTCCAGGAAACGAGGCGCTGCCATCGCTCGTCGAGGCGTCCATCTGTCTAAACGATATGGACCAACGGGCTTACAAAGCCAAGCTCCCGTTCCTGAGATCCATGTGCAGCTTCCTCGGCCGACTAACCAATGTCGCGAAATTAGAACTCTCGGGGTTCACCACCACG GCATTGCTGGACCATGAGTCTCAAGATTTTTCGGTCCTCGAAAACCTAAGAACCTTGCTTCTCGACGGTTGTGATATTGGAGCAATCAACCTCCAAGTGTTGATGAAAATCCTTGAGAATGCCCCTAATTTGGAGAAGCTCCGATTGCGCCGCTGCCAG TTTTTAGGTCGTCCGAAGAGGAGCAAAGGGAAGGCAGGGCCGAAAAAGACATGTCCCAACCAATGTGTTCCAACACTTGTTCAACACAAGAAACTGAACTCAATAGAAATCAAGTACCAACCAAGGGATGAAGCTCACTTGAAACAGTTTTTCGGAAAATATGTGAACGAAACGCCAAAGGAAATGCAGTTGTGGCGAGTTGCCAGGAATTTGAGCATTTCAAGAGCAAATACGAGAGGAGGAGATCAGGTTTCCACTGCTGCTCATGTTACACCGGTTCAAGAGTCGACTCTATATTTGCGCCGTACCATCTCGCGGGATCCAGCAGTGGCAAACCACAAGAGTGATTCAACATAG